Below is a genomic region from Henckelia pumila isolate YLH828 chromosome 3, ASM3356847v2, whole genome shotgun sequence.
ATATATGATGATATTGGATTAATCAACTTATCATACCTTTATCAAGCCAAGTAAACGCAGCTTAAGAGATTGAAACACcagatatttgatttttatttgtttgtagactGGATAAacgtatatttttttaaaaaaatcttatatattttaatttgtgtaaggatattttgagataaataattatatcatgagttcatatttaaatatagaatattattagatttttaaagttattaatatatatatatatatatatatatatatatatatataaaagttgaaattaaaaaaaaattaactaatttTCCTACTCATAAAGCTAAaaccattaaaaaaattatgagataGTCTTACAATTAATGAAGGAATATTAAATacaccaaaataaataaaaatatgcatttACTCTCAAAATAGGAAAAAATTAGTAAACGTTTTTAACTAATGACattgaaaattcaatcaaaaatttcGGCAATAAAAACATTATAAGAAAAAGAAGATAAttagattttgaaaaataataaattaaaaagaaaagatGATGTCAAACAATTACATCAATTATTAACGATATTGACATACAAGTATTAGAAGACGATACATACCAGAATGTAGTTGGGAAcgatgaaattattgttattcttgtaactaaaaatttttagtaataaaaaaagtatgaacgaaaaaataaaataataacgatagCAAAATGTAAATGATTGATAGAAAAAGAAATCAtcacaaaaattttattaagatGATGTGTATATTGAttctttcataaaaaaataaaaaacagatggtaaatggaaaaaaaaaaagcgagagagaaaaattcaaaatataaaaggaaaaaaataattgcgcaataatttaaattaaggtttagaattcattatctatattacatttgtttttcataaatcaatagtcacaaaataaataatcaacacataagataaaaattataaaataaatatttaatttaattaacttatctcacttattaacaaatacataataaataatattgtttgaaaacatacatacatgagttagaaaataagacaAATTCATGATAAGAAACAGATCATAATTTTACAAGAATAatcaaaaaacaataaaaaaacactAGCTGTAATAATTGCATAggtttcaatatcaatattgtgacAAAGTAAAACTacattaaatactatatttataatcttacatgagttattgataatgttttattctaaactgttaatgtagatataaaataatgatgaccataaataaaaaaattattgaaactcGGGGGTTACATTGTtcgaaaatattataaatttttttattagttgcaatattaaagattatattgatttcataactaaacatgtaatagtttttatttcaaataggatatatattaccaattattataaaaatatacttTATTTAAAGAACGACGACACTTCAATAAAGGGATGATAATGGACCAGTTCTAAATTTAGCCTTGTATTAAACCTGCCCCAGAGAGACAAGTTTAGACTTGCCCAAACGTGTTCACAAACAGGTCCGCGTGAGTCTTCGCGTTTGGCCAGACCCACCATAGAAATTGCTATTTATAATAAAGATGATAAGAATATTGACTTTttcatagagaaaaaataatgtgttgggaaatttagttttggtattgACAAAACAAAGCCAAACTATTTAAGCGTCTACGAAAAGCTAAACTGATATACAGTGATGATGACGTCATGATGACATACAGACGATAAACTAAACCATAAACGCTTCAGAACACATTCAGTTTACCTTGCTAAACTGAACTCTTCAGTCCATCTTTACTCAAATGATCGTCTCAGAGATACAAAGCAGTTTACCCTACTAAACTGAATTTATCAGTGCACCATTGCCCAACTGAGTGCGTCAATAAATTCACAAGTACTTCAGGATAAGATCGTCCTTACTCTGACATATCTGCAGAACGTAGTGCCGCGATACTAAGGGAATGTCGGCGTCAGAAATCGTTGgtgatagtgacaaatccaacgggaataatttgAATCTCATCTGAAGAATGCTTTTGAAATTCTGACCGTTGGAAAACCAAAGAGTATAAATAGGGATCTTGATCAAAGTTCACACACACGAAGTACTGATATCTCTGCTATTGCTCAAAAAATCATAAAGCATCCTACgctcaagatttgatcaagaAAACTCGAAAGCACAAAACATTCATAGCATCATTCAGACCATTGAAGGGTCAATCTTTGTGTTAAAAGATTTCGAGTTGTATTGTATTCTACTATAAGATCATTCTAGAACTAAAATCAAAGTGttatactaggagttcttgtttaggcagtgtttaagtcctaaactagattgggtttgtgcaaactgtttgtataaatcaaagtcttctagtgaatccttccaaggcagaagaaggggtgacgtaagagtgttttgaaatctccgaacatccataaacaatctCGTGTGTTATTTCAGTTTACCATTCAACGTCACACCTACCCCTAAACTGATTTACCCTAAGTGTTTTAAATCTGTAGCTTGGCATATTTCCGCACACATTTTGTTTGCCAAACTATATTGTACACTAAGATAAGCCTTGAACTCTTTATTAAATCGATCAAGTTCCATTTTTTTTAGCAAaactgcttgaaagtatattcaccccccctcctctagactttcaaccgatcctaacaagtggtatcagagaggttatTATCTTATTCTTAAAGCACTCAAACAAAAATGACTCCATTCAGTAAGATTCCTATGTTCTCAAAGGAAGAttttgatgactggaaaattcgcatgcaagcACATTTATCAGCActagatgatgacatgtggtttgTCATCACTGACGGACCTCTTGAGATTACAAAGGTTAATACTGCCATAGCGCTCTCCGGAGGTGGTACTCAATACATTGAGAAACCTAGAATTGAATGGACTGCCGAAGACAAAATGAAGGCAAACTTGTACAATGTGGCTAAGGATATCTTGTATAAAACTCTTGACAAGAATACCTTTAGCAAAATCAAGATGTGCAAAATTGGAAAAGAGATTTGGGAAAAGTTTATTCAACTTTGTGAGGGAAATGAACaaaccaaggaaaacaagctatCTGTAGCTACTCAAAAATTTGACAACATCAAAATGAGATCAGGAGAATCAATGTCAGAGTTTGACGAAAGAGTTAGCAGCATTGTTATTGAGCTCAACGGATTGGGGAAAACATATCCCAACAGGGAAGTTATCCTCAAAGTAATTCGAGGCCTTCCCAAAGAGTGGGATGTAAAAACAATGGCCATGAGAGAATCAAAAGATTTGAACAAATTAGAACTGCATGACCTGTTTGCAGATCTAAAAGCATATGAGTTCGAATTACAGACTCGAGAGGAAGTCAGTCTACCTCACAACTGACAAAGTCCTTGACTGCAGTGAAAATTGAGTCACCAGCCAAACCGGAAAAGTCAGCAGAACAAATCAGCAGTTATGCCATGTCATTGTTTGTAAAGAAATTCGACAAGTTCATCAGAAAAAACCAAGAAGGATCACACAGAAGAAACTTCCAAAATAAAGATTCAGTTGAAGAACCTAGAAGCTGTTTCAACTGTGGAAAAAGAGGACACTTCATTGCCGAttgtcccaaaccaaagaaTCTTGACAAAAGAAAAATCTCAAGGAATGAAAGACACATCTCAAGACAGAAGCATGAAGCATTGGTTGCAAAGGACAGCAAAGCCAAGTGGGCTGAAACAGACAGTGACTCAGAAGGATCAAATGGCTCTTCTAGctcaagtgatgatgaagaagaagtcAAATGTCTTATGGCAAACGATCATGAACTTCCATCCACCAGTGAACAGGTATTTGATTTTAGTTCTGAGGAATTTACCAGAGAAGAACTAATCAAAGCTCTTCACGATATGGCAAATGAATATCATCAACTGTCCTTAGCATTCGATGAAGTTAGAGCAAAGCAAAAGGATCTGCAAGACAACTCAACTGAAATCTCCTTTGAACAATCAGTTGAGATAAGCTGTCTTGAAACAGAGATTGCTGTGCTCCGAACGAAGAATGAACAGCTCAAGATTGATATGAGGAATCTTACAATTGAAAAACATAGCATGgatgaaataataaaatcatggaataaatcttcgagcCTGTTGACAGAAATGAATGATTCACAAAGACCACCCCACAACAAAACTGGTCTTGGATTTGGTAAGACAGTAGAAACTGGTGAGTCAAGCACTTTACCCAAACTGAATATATGCAAAGGTAAATACATAAACTTTGTACGAGCAGTTAGGGAACATGAAGATGAAAAACCTATTCTGATGACTTGGCAACAAATAGAGCAGAAGAACAGGAAGCGATTTGGTATTGGCTTCAATCCTCATGAAACTAAGGCAGAGAATGCTAAAAGTCCTAAACAGACTAATGCATATCAACCTAATCTCATGAAAGGAAATAGAAATCAATACCATAATCAACATCCAGTTCAAAAGCGATATAGAAATTTCAAGGATATTTGGAAAGATAGAAAACATACAGTCTCACAAGCACATTTCACTCCACCATCTAAAGCATCTAACTTAGTACGTACCTATAGGAACACAGAAACTGGTAAACTAGTTAAAGTATTTCAGGTTTGGGTTCCTAAAGGATTAATCCCtcgtggacccaaatagatatgggtaccaaaagttattcaactttgTGAATGCAGGAAGCAGGTACCAAGAAAAAAGAAGAGGAATCATAGTATCTAGATAGTGGATGCTCAAGGCATATGACCGGAAATGACAAACTACTATCCGAACCTGTTGAGTTCAATGGTCCCATTATCACCTTTGGTGACAATTcgaagggtaagattatccacgaCAACATTatcattcaagatgttttattggttgaaaatctcaaatataaTTTACTCAGCATCAGCCAAATGTGTGACTACGGGCACTCTGTTGATTTTCAAAAGTTAAACTGCATTATTAAAGACGCCTCTGGTAATATTATCTTGACAGGAAACCGATTTGAAAACACCTATAAAGTATGTTGGAACATTCAGTCTAGCAAACCAGTCTGCCTCGTAGCTTCCAATTCTAAGCGCAACTGGATTTGGCACAAGCGACAGAATCACcttaatttcaaatcaattgtCAGTCTGAGTAAGCTCGAGCTAGTAACAGGACTgcctaaaattgatttttcaaaagacaaagtttgcttAGCTTGTCAATTTGGGAAACAAGTTAGGTCATCTTTTAAAAACAAGGGGTATAACTCATCTTCCCGATGCTTGGAACTGTTACATATGGACTTATTTGGTCAAATCCCAGTAacaagcttagggggaatgaggtaTACACTTGTCATCATTGATGATTACTCACGTTTTACATgggtaattttcttaaaatctaaagaccaAACTGCTTCTCAACTCATCAAAATCTTTAAAAGACTACTTAACGAAAAATCAAGTAAGATTGACAGAATCAGGAGTGACAGAGGAACTGAATTTGTCAATCAAAATTTATCTTCATTTTTAGAGCATTATGAaatcaaacatgaattctcagcagctagaacaccacaacaaaatggtgttgcagaaaagAGAAATCGTACTCTTAAAGAAGCTGCGAGAACCATGTTAGTTGACTCCAAGATTTCTCAaaaattttgggcagaagctgtgaacactgcttgctacACTCAGAGCAGATCGATGAtatgcaagaaattttttaaaacctcATATGAGATCTAGAATGACAGACAACCTAATGTATCAAACTTTAAGATCTTCGGGAGTAAATGCTTCATCCACAAAAATGGTAAAAATCATCTGACTGCATTTGATATGAAGTCAGATGAGGGCATTTTTCTGGGATATTCTTCAATCAGTAAAGCTTACAGAGTTTTCAACAAAAGAACTCtaaatgttgaagaatcaatccatgttatttttgatgaagatCTTACTACTGATATTGCAACTAATACTCATCAACTCTCAGATCTATTTCAGGAAATACAATTAGAAAACGGTGATCAGGAAGAAAGTGAAGACGAAGCATCACCACCTACAAGAACTCTTCAATCTCCTGAACCGGAACTAGTGGACCCAATAGTTGAGGATCTTATGTAACACCTggaatttttaatacgtaaattcgcatgcataattagggattttatttatttagaattttagattatgggttaaataattatgtgaaattatttgtgcatgttttaagttattttaagcatttaacccataattagtgatgttcatgatttatggaaatttaattgttttgatcgcggagacgggaccgtggacggacgagataccaaaatatttagccaaaaatattttatgagttttatgagccttaaaataatattttaagatattttgtcaaaaaatttttagtatttatttatatatttaattaagggttgatttttagtcaaaattagtccctttattgacttttattaaattttaaaattatcctatattaatatttcgagatttgagatattttatcagattgttatttttatttaagagtttaaaatattttgttaatgtataatatctttatattgagtaatatctattattattcaattatctACCAATATTTTAAACCTAAATCACTTCCTAATCTATTCCCAAAACCCCATCTGCTGACAACCCTTCTTCTCCCACCCCAATCTTCAATCTTTTCATCGGCTTCCCACAGAAAACTCCATAGCCTCGTTTGTTCAAGCTTCAAGTTAGGTTGttcatcgtcccgtcgtcccggaatcgtcaccTTCGCCttttttctcttcaaacatcggtgaaaggcatgtttttcttccaaattttcgtacctatcagatattatagagtgtgtattgtgtagcatcgatttttcttcaaattttcagatttaaggatcggttttgatgttcatgacatgtttatgcatttgtttgatcatgacTCACGTTTTCTTCCAACATGGTACGACaaactgctggtgcatgtctaggtgggtgtgttagggtccctagggttgaGATTGGTCAGGTTTTATGGGTGTAACAAGCTGGAACCGAAGCCATCTATTTTTGATGCGCAACAGGTTgcagtttgagcggttttaGGAGAATAGTTCGTGTGCACTGTTGAAGACGAGTTTGAgggtgattccaattgggttagaaccccaagaccttggggaaggTTTTAAAGGTAAATTTTCCGGCCGGTGGTTGCCGGAGATGAGCGGCCGAACGGCCTAAAGCCTCTGGTCGCGTTCTGCGCATGAGCAGAAACTATgggtagattgttttggttcgttctccctctacagagatccgtttgaggtaaaatttgtgGGGTTAGAACCGTCTTGATGTTGTCTAAGTATGGGCGGTAGTTTCACGGCCAAATGTGGCCGGAGCAGGTGACACGGTTAGTTTTTAtaaagccgctcagggctgctcACGACCGCATCACAAAGGGAAATAGGgtttcgggttttagggttctaggtgctttccgggtcgggtcatgggTCCGGGTCAGTTTCAgtaagtcatgggtcaagtctagtgggttcgggtccgggttaagttagtcgggctcgggtattttatttttaagttaattattaagttaaagtgttttaattgggcAATGAGCTACATTTAAGtttcttaatgggcttgaataattattttaagttagtccaataatttttatgggctttggagcccacggaaattattgggccagtctttgggcttttaggtccattgggccagattaagttgttattgtgccaagtatgtgctaatgggctttagttgatttattgggcttagaaaggtgttaatgggcttaagtatgttaatgggccagtctcaatgttaatgggccagaatttaagaaaatgggcttgagtgttagggccagcagttcagtacaacccatgagaaattgcatgtgtcctgaatatatatttaattatttttatgcatggaagttatttttttatatttatatgttactatgaaattaaattaaatatatatgaaggacacacattttatttaagtacatgcattcatgaaataatttttatgcatgatttaatgtttaaggttgagcaaaagaaaatattttatgttggaagttgaagtagtgtgacaatttaagggggactcgtccccatatgtgaactattgaagggcagtttactgccaatttaagaggtgattcgtcaccgccacgtacgttggtttccacgctgatcaatatttaatgtatgatttaaggttacactatggatacaaccatgcgatgttagaaaatactttgctcaacaatgtttatgtattattatgatattcaagtttaatttaagtttatgttatgttcatgatattttaagcatgctcattcatgtatatgttatgtattagtattaaagtgatttaaattatttttaaacccttgttatgttagcttgttgggcctctaggctcactacactggtatggtgcaggtgagtacgtagaggacatagtacccaccggaggcgaggacatatgagtggacatgcagtgatcccccgcggcCGTCAACTGAGtctttatgattatgtttttatGGAATATTAAACATGTCGttctttttattcattttcagtAGTTGGTACTagtacatatttttattgaaatattttcagtgcatgcaaacttttatttaattgtttagaacaacatttttatttaatgcatgactcagacatttaatttattaaatgttgcattttatttgaactatttttaaatctgtttatttttgtgcatatatgtatgggcatgtatgtacatctattttaattagtattttaataaaaaaaaaattccgcatttattagtattagatgtttcaattggtatcagagacgcgttcttggtggggtcatcacttctatgcgagctcagaaatccacgctaccggtctgtaagttttaattgcttttagtatgatctagtagtatcatgtttaagacttaagcatttatgttagcaaaaaatttttaagtacttagttatgcatatcgatttacgtaaagaaacatgtggtggattacattacccagttcgagagagggtgtcgcttcgtgcctcttattgctgaGTGTACCAGACAAGTTGAGACAGTTGTGGACGGattgcgggctgacatcaagcatgacgttcgcatgttggatgtcactacttacGAGGCGGCAGTTATCAGAGCATTGCGTTCTGAGGAAGGGAGACGAGAGATGCAGAGGTAACAGCAAGGCAAGAGGCAGTTCCAGCCAGGAGCTTATTGAACATCTTCGCAGccttctgcgaagaagcagtttactggaccgtataagggcccgaatcagcagggacaacagcagaggggcggggcccctaagacAGGAGTAGTTCCCTTGTGCCCATAGTGTCAGAGGCCTCACACAGGTCAGTGTTTGATCGGTTCCAACATTTGCTACCACTGCAAGGATCTAGGGAATGGGGCATACAACtgcccaaggaagaagaacaccattgggcgggtgtttgtcatgcaggctgaggaggcagacccagatacctccttaatcatcgggagaattctagtaggaggaaactccacgtttgcgttgctagattcaggggctacgcattagTTTATCTCCCTAgcgtttatcagacggataggcatcacacctgagattgccaatagtggttatgatgtcactatgccgtcaggacagattattactacctctagtgacatccgagagctggagttagagctacaggggcactccattcacgcagatgtagtggttttgccgttgagcgggtttgatttgattttgggtatgaactgg
It encodes:
- the LOC140888861 gene encoding uncharacterized protein, yielding MTPFSKIPMFSKEDFDDWKIRMQAHLSALDDDMWFVITDGPLEITKVNTAIALSGGGTQYIEKPRIEWTAEDKMKANLYNVAKDILYKTLDKNTFSKIKMCKIGKEIWEKFIQLCEGNEQTKENKLSVATQKFDNIKMRSGESMSEFDERVSSIVIELNGLGKTYPNREVILKVIRGLPKEWDVKTMAMRESKDLNKLELHDLFADLKAYEFELQTREEVSLPHN